The following proteins are co-located in the Rhodopirellula islandica genome:
- the glnD gene encoding [protein-PII] uridylyltransferase has protein sequence MASNGSLPSLARQCRDRLNDGRGRIESRFRAGLPSVQTATALTDLYDEVIEKIWQASLERASLTIKASQLSQLSLVAHGGYGRRDLSPYSDADLMLLTTRRSAAAAAQVASTFVRDVTDAGIDCGFSVRTPRECSSLAWADAKIYTSLTESRLCFGSEHTFDRYFDRFRSGARRRRNYMNHQSLMARREERQKWGETNYLLRPNVKRSRGGLRDIQLVRWLGFATYGATSLEQLNKLNALSDEDYGTLRRAHAFMLRLRHELHFRSGRAQDVLDRPTQMDIAEDWGYQGRSGVLPVEDFMQDYFDHTRGVRYVAAYFHDDTRIRSRAAGALESVISRRVDENIRMGPTHIWVKANVLEAFSQSLSDVLRLIQLANRHSRRIAHPTWQAIRKSMQDREPSPPDQPAVDAFLELLREPGRLASLLRRLHELRILDQLIPAMGRCRGLLQFNAYHKYTVDAHCIRAVEAATDLIDAETSMGRRYRRLKDKTLLHLALLIHDLGKGYEEDHSEVGRRIAGDVADLFHLSADDKDTLQWLIHKHLLINEVAFRHDLNDPQVVQQFAAEVGSIARLELLLIHTVADLQAVGPDVLNDWKMGLIEDLYLRARRYFETGNLPGENESELDSKMEQVMGALGDMELDPSLLEFAKDMPLSLLRQHSTDDLIHEMHQVGAWLSEHPGCFCAGAVDPAASAVRYTIVLRQGERRIGVFARITAAFSACGLSIMRANVETVGEDLLWDQFWVTDPELKQRQSESRIEEVCRVVTKAIDDPDSIMPTPRRVWQTQGAKEPSSVLLLPTKVVFDNDTFDHQTILSMFTYDRPGLLSDISGTLSQLGVVIQFAKIDTHLDQIADVFYVTNSDGTPITDAPRQETIRNALVEAVAQPLG, from the coding sequence ATGGCGTCCAATGGTTCACTCCCCTCGTTGGCGCGGCAATGCCGTGACCGACTGAACGATGGACGCGGTCGTATCGAGTCTCGATTCCGAGCCGGTCTGCCCAGTGTCCAAACGGCGACCGCGCTGACAGATCTCTATGACGAAGTCATCGAGAAGATCTGGCAGGCATCGCTGGAGCGTGCCTCTTTAACGATCAAAGCCTCTCAGCTTTCACAGCTGAGCTTGGTGGCGCACGGCGGCTACGGCCGTCGTGATCTTTCGCCGTACAGCGATGCAGATTTGATGCTGCTGACGACTCGGCGAAGCGCTGCCGCGGCCGCCCAGGTGGCCAGCACCTTCGTGCGCGATGTCACCGACGCTGGGATCGACTGTGGTTTTTCAGTGCGGACGCCTCGCGAGTGCAGTTCCTTAGCTTGGGCCGACGCAAAAATCTACACGTCGCTCACTGAGTCGCGATTGTGCTTTGGCAGCGAACACACGTTCGATCGTTACTTCGATCGCTTTCGCTCCGGTGCACGCCGCCGACGCAACTACATGAACCACCAGTCCTTGATGGCTCGCCGCGAAGAACGGCAGAAATGGGGCGAAACGAACTACTTGCTGCGTCCCAATGTCAAGCGATCTCGCGGTGGACTGCGTGACATTCAATTGGTTCGCTGGCTCGGATTTGCGACCTACGGAGCGACCAGTCTCGAACAACTCAACAAGCTCAACGCTCTGTCAGACGAGGACTACGGCACGCTGCGACGCGCCCATGCGTTCATGTTGCGATTGCGGCATGAACTGCATTTCCGCAGCGGACGCGCGCAAGACGTTCTGGATCGTCCGACCCAAATGGATATCGCCGAAGATTGGGGATACCAAGGCCGATCCGGCGTGTTGCCAGTCGAGGACTTCATGCAGGACTACTTCGACCACACTCGTGGTGTTCGATACGTGGCCGCCTACTTCCACGATGACACTCGCATCCGCTCCCGAGCCGCAGGAGCCCTGGAATCCGTGATTTCCAGGCGGGTGGATGAGAACATTCGAATGGGCCCCACGCACATTTGGGTCAAAGCAAATGTCTTGGAAGCGTTCTCACAAAGTCTGTCGGATGTGCTGCGACTGATCCAACTCGCCAACCGCCATTCACGCCGAATCGCTCACCCCACGTGGCAAGCGATCCGCAAATCGATGCAAGATCGGGAACCATCCCCCCCCGACCAGCCTGCCGTCGATGCGTTCTTGGAACTGCTTCGTGAACCTGGACGCTTGGCTTCGCTACTGCGTCGTTTGCACGAACTTCGAATCTTGGATCAACTGATCCCCGCCATGGGACGTTGTCGAGGATTGCTTCAGTTCAACGCGTATCACAAGTACACCGTCGACGCGCACTGCATTCGAGCGGTGGAAGCAGCAACCGATCTGATCGATGCTGAAACCTCCATGGGGCGGCGGTATCGGCGTCTGAAAGACAAGACGCTATTGCACTTGGCGTTGCTGATTCACGACTTGGGCAAAGGGTACGAAGAAGACCACAGCGAAGTGGGACGCCGGATCGCGGGAGATGTCGCAGACCTTTTCCATCTGAGCGCTGACGATAAAGACACGTTGCAGTGGCTGATTCACAAACACTTGCTGATCAACGAAGTCGCCTTTCGGCATGATCTGAATGACCCCCAAGTGGTCCAGCAATTTGCCGCTGAAGTTGGATCGATCGCTCGCTTGGAATTGTTGTTGATCCACACCGTCGCCGATCTGCAAGCCGTTGGCCCAGACGTGCTCAACGATTGGAAAATGGGATTGATCGAGGACCTCTACCTTCGAGCCCGTCGCTATTTCGAAACGGGCAATTTGCCAGGCGAGAACGAATCGGAATTGGATTCCAAGATGGAACAAGTGATGGGAGCGCTCGGCGACATGGAGCTCGATCCTTCCTTGCTGGAATTCGCCAAAGACATGCCGTTGTCATTGCTGCGTCAACATTCCACCGACGATTTGATTCATGAGATGCATCAGGTCGGTGCATGGTTGAGCGAACATCCCGGGTGTTTCTGTGCCGGCGCGGTGGATCCCGCCGCGTCCGCCGTTCGGTACACCATCGTGCTGCGTCAGGGCGAACGTCGGATCGGGGTCTTCGCTCGGATCACGGCTGCATTTAGTGCCTGTGGTCTATCGATCATGCGTGCGAATGTGGAAACCGTCGGCGAAGATTTGCTGTGGGATCAATTCTGGGTCACGGACCCAGAACTGAAACAACGTCAATCTGAGTCGCGAATCGAGGAGGTTTGCCGAGTGGTGACCAAAGCGATCGACGATCCGGATTCAATCATGCCGACACCGCGACGAGTGTGGCAGACTCAGGGTGCCAAGGAACCTTCCAGTGTGTTGCTGTTGCCGACCAAAGTGGTGTTTGACAACGACACGTTTGATCATCAAACGATCCTGTCGATGTTCACTTACGATCGACCTGGCTTGCTGTCTGATATCTCAGGAACGTTGTCTCAGTTGGGCGTCGTGATTCAATTCGCAAAGATCGACACGCACTTGGATCAGATCGCGGACGTCTTTTACGTGACCAATTCGGACGGCACCCCCATCACGGATGCTCCCCGACAGGAAACCATCCGAAACGCATTGGTGGAAGCGGTCGCCCAGCCACTCGGCTAG
- a CDS encoding sugar phosphate isomerase/epimerase family protein, which yields MQATAAASGIAFTGLATSPLPAREPIERSGPPRFRIGIAGYSLRPYFRYMKGKQQKFQPIPKGVSFTNRDVSNGLTQVDFLDYCVSMGVEAAELTGYFMTPGPDGFPTEASLLELRRQAFTRGVVISGTAIGNNFTVGPGKRYEQEVSDAMRWIDLAATLGAPHIRFFAGTAAQLAKSPSRMDEAVVAVNRCAEQAANKGVFLGVENHGQLSAAQMLEIMDRVDSPWVGINLDTGNFVSDDPYGDLEACAPYAVNVQVKPVMKSRTGEKTPADYDRIAKILRDSGYQGYVVFEYEDADVLEALPKHLAQLQTALA from the coding sequence TTGCAAGCCACCGCTGCTGCATCCGGGATCGCGTTCACTGGGCTTGCCACCTCACCGTTGCCCGCTCGTGAGCCAATTGAACGCTCCGGCCCACCGCGATTTCGAATCGGTATCGCTGGGTATTCGCTTCGCCCTTACTTCCGCTACATGAAGGGCAAGCAACAGAAGTTTCAGCCAATTCCAAAGGGCGTTTCGTTCACAAACCGTGATGTATCCAACGGATTGACGCAGGTCGATTTTCTGGACTATTGCGTCTCGATGGGCGTCGAGGCCGCGGAGCTGACCGGATATTTCATGACGCCCGGTCCAGATGGATTTCCAACCGAAGCCTCCTTGCTGGAACTGCGACGCCAGGCGTTCACCCGTGGGGTGGTCATCAGCGGGACCGCGATCGGGAACAATTTCACGGTGGGGCCTGGGAAGCGTTACGAACAAGAAGTCAGCGATGCGATGCGATGGATCGATTTGGCCGCCACTTTGGGCGCCCCCCACATTCGTTTCTTTGCGGGAACAGCGGCTCAATTGGCGAAATCACCCAGTCGAATGGACGAAGCCGTTGTGGCCGTCAATCGATGTGCGGAACAAGCTGCGAATAAGGGTGTGTTCTTGGGCGTCGAAAATCACGGCCAATTGAGCGCGGCTCAGATGTTAGAGATCATGGATCGAGTCGATTCACCATGGGTTGGAATCAATCTCGACACCGGCAACTTTGTGTCAGACGATCCCTATGGTGACCTGGAAGCGTGTGCTCCTTACGCGGTCAATGTGCAAGTCAAACCAGTCATGAAATCTCGGACTGGTGAGAAGACGCCAGCCGACTACGACCGGATCGCAAAGATTCTTCGCGACTCTGGTTATCAGGGGTACGTGGTTTTTGAGTACGAAGACGCCGACGTTTTGGAAGCTCTTCCAAAGCACTTGGCCCAACTGCAAACGGCCTTGGCTTAA
- a CDS encoding class I SAM-dependent methyltransferase encodes MFELDSESSLNQAPETSSPTGAAVAKTVGEPTPAREGNREPSEMMNGGTTKKKRGAKPKPHESKLYDNLVPAYQALWPAVARRRILKTVDSLNISAGTKILEVGVGTGLSLDAYPAHAKVTGVDLSESMLAEAEELIEQREWDHISVQPMNAEELTFEDASFDLVTSFHTISVVSRPDRMMRELVRVCRPGGKILVINHFRSPNPLIARVVDSAGSLTRHLGWRTDLNVEELLNELPIQVTQCEKSNPLSLFRVLIAERIA; translated from the coding sequence ATGTTCGAGTTGGATTCTGAGTCATCATTGAATCAAGCACCAGAAACAAGCTCCCCGACGGGCGCCGCAGTCGCGAAAACCGTTGGTGAACCGACTCCAGCTCGCGAAGGCAATCGCGAACCAAGCGAGATGATGAACGGCGGAACCACCAAGAAGAAGCGTGGGGCAAAACCAAAACCGCACGAGAGCAAGCTCTACGACAACCTCGTGCCGGCTTATCAGGCCCTGTGGCCGGCGGTGGCACGTCGTCGCATTCTGAAGACCGTTGACTCGCTCAACATTTCTGCCGGCACGAAGATCTTGGAAGTTGGTGTCGGCACCGGGTTGTCGTTGGACGCCTACCCAGCGCACGCCAAGGTCACCGGCGTCGATCTCTCAGAATCGATGTTGGCGGAAGCCGAAGAACTGATTGAGCAACGCGAATGGGATCATATTTCCGTCCAGCCGATGAACGCGGAAGAGCTGACGTTTGAAGACGCGAGTTTCGATCTGGTGACTTCGTTTCACACGATCAGCGTCGTTTCGCGACCGGACCGAATGATGCGTGAACTCGTGCGAGTGTGTCGTCCAGGTGGTAAAATTCTGGTCATCAATCATTTCCGCAGCCCCAACCCATTGATCGCTCGAGTCGTTGACTCCGCCGGCAGTTTAACCCGGCACCTGGGATGGCGAACGGATCTGAACGTGGAAGAATTGCTCAACGAACTCCCCATCCAGGTCACGCAATGCGAGAAGTCCAACCCGCTGTCACTGTTTCGAGTCCTGATTGCCGAGCGCATCGCGTAG
- the rsgA gene encoding ribosome small subunit-dependent GTPase A, which produces MAKKQSGNLRANFRKKHQGRVRRGDLTRDFHEGDSQDDAVQSERLTGKGELTRKRTIQGADATPESAAGMHVQLSVDEDKLLQGRVLSVHGLQSKVLGDNGVLYACAVRQVLKSLSTTQRNVIVAGDRVWFRAESRDGVSLKSEADGMIERVEPRTGMISRTSRGKQHVLVSNIDAMLIIASAEQPGIKPALIDRMILTAHQCEIEPIVIINKVDLIDLVDLQPLIGVYSALGYRVLPTSAETGQNVDYLRALLKDRQTALAGQSGVGKSSLLNVVQPGLGLAIGAVSTDNDKGKHTTTASQLIPLADGGAVFDTPGIRQFQLWDISASEVAGLMPDLRPYVSGCRYPDCLHLAEDDCAVKNAVADARIDARRYDAYCHLLEEELM; this is translated from the coding sequence TTGGCGAAGAAGCAAAGCGGAAACCTCCGAGCGAATTTTCGAAAGAAGCACCAAGGCCGTGTACGGCGTGGTGATCTGACTCGTGATTTCCACGAAGGTGATTCGCAAGATGACGCTGTTCAATCCGAACGGCTGACAGGCAAAGGGGAACTGACTCGCAAACGCACCATCCAAGGTGCGGATGCGACGCCCGAATCAGCTGCCGGAATGCATGTGCAGCTATCGGTCGATGAAGACAAATTGCTTCAAGGCCGAGTGCTCAGCGTTCACGGCCTGCAGAGCAAGGTGCTGGGTGACAACGGTGTCTTGTACGCCTGCGCGGTCCGCCAAGTCCTGAAATCTCTCAGCACAACTCAACGAAACGTCATCGTGGCGGGCGACCGAGTGTGGTTTCGGGCTGAGTCGCGTGATGGCGTGTCACTGAAGTCCGAAGCGGACGGAATGATCGAGCGAGTCGAACCGCGAACGGGGATGATCAGTCGGACCAGTCGCGGCAAGCAACATGTTTTGGTCTCGAACATCGATGCGATGCTGATCATCGCCAGCGCGGAGCAACCGGGGATCAAACCGGCGTTGATCGACCGGATGATTTTGACCGCGCATCAATGCGAAATTGAACCGATCGTGATCATCAACAAAGTCGACTTGATCGATTTGGTTGATTTGCAACCCTTGATTGGCGTCTATTCAGCGCTTGGCTATCGGGTTTTGCCCACGTCTGCGGAAACCGGACAGAATGTTGACTACCTGCGTGCGTTGCTGAAGGACCGGCAAACCGCCTTGGCCGGTCAGAGCGGTGTTGGAAAAAGCAGTTTGCTCAACGTGGTCCAGCCGGGCCTGGGATTGGCAATCGGCGCGGTCAGCACGGACAATGACAAGGGAAAACACACGACAACAGCCTCTCAGCTGATTCCGCTCGCCGATGGGGGGGCTGTTTTTGACACGCCGGGGATTCGGCAGTTCCAGCTGTGGGACATCAGTGCCAGTGAAGTGGCCGGATTGATGCCCGATTTGCGTCCGTATGTGAGCGGTTGTCGTTATCCAGACTGCCTGCATCTGGCTGAAGATGACTGCGCAGTGAAGAACGCAGTCGCGGACGCTCGAATCGATGCGAGGCGTTACGACGCCTACTGCCATTTGCTGGAAGAAGAGCTCATGTAA